In Silene latifolia isolate original U9 population chromosome X, ASM4854445v1, whole genome shotgun sequence, the following proteins share a genomic window:
- the LOC141618936 gene encoding uncharacterized protein LOC141618936 — translation MGFWQDGVWQWQLTWRRGLFQWELGLVDLLGSLIEDFKPLPNEMDRVHWEFGKTDGYTAKSFVDAFYNLKYADVERKQWFSQIWKNLAPPRYEIILWAILWKRVNTKDRILKWKTLSWDEMNCVFCREVLETPNHLFLHCRYSWKLWMDCCDDWNMKWTCPLDIEEAFLWWNDSHFSGFEKRIWEAMFVAIVTLIWEVRNENIFENKPPNWRGLPNKVVLRVGMWCKAWKDKMSYSLEVWVNNWKSLRSWRGQRS, via the coding sequence ATGGGTTTTTGGCAGGACGGCGTGTGGCAATGGCAGCTAACTTGGAGGAGGGGTTTATTCCAATGGGAATTGGGTTTGGTGGATCTTTTGGGTTCGCTAATTGAGGACTTTAAACCGCTTCCAAATGAGATGGATCGTGTGCACTGGGAATTTGGCAAGACAGACGGGTACACAGCTAAATCTTTTGTTGATGCTTTTTATAATCTAAAATATGCAGATGTGGAGCGAAAACAATGGTTTTCGCAAATTTGGAAAAACCTAGCCCCACCGCGATATGAAATTATTCTCTGGGCTATTTTGTGGAAACGAGTAAATACAAAGGATCGGATTTTGAAATGGAAGACGCTTTCCTGGGATGAGATGAATTGTGTCTTTTGCCGAGAGGTTTTGGAAACTCCCAATCATCTATTCTTGCATTGTCGATACTCTTGGAAGCTTTGGATGGATTGCTGTGATGATTGGAATATGAAGTGGACTTGCCCCCTGGATATTGAGGAGGCTTTTCTATGGTGGAATGATTCCCATTTTTCTGGTTTTGAAAAACGGATTTGGGAGGCGATGTTCGTTGCTATAGTCACCCTTATTTGGGAGGTGAGGAATGAAAATATTTTTGAAAACAAACCACCAAACTGGAGAGGTCTGCCGAACAAAGTAGTGTTAAGGGTGGGGATGTGGTGCAAAGCTTGGAAAGACAAAATGTCGTACTCGCTAGAAGTTTGGGTGAACAATTGGAAATCCTTAAGGTCGTGGAGGGGACAAAGGTCTTAG